A stretch of the Trichocoleus sp. FACHB-46 genome encodes the following:
- the modB gene encoding molybdate ABC transporter permease subunit has protein sequence MAFDWSPLEISLKTAAAATMIAGCLGTVVARWMFSYPGRAKPWFDGVLTLPLVLPPTVVGFLLLLLFGKHGPIGQVLQPLGLNVIFSWSATVIAATVVSFPLMYRTALGAFEQIDSDLIQAAQTLGASEWRIFWRVLLPLAWPGMIAGSILTFARALGEFGATLMLAGNIPGETQTIPTAIFFAVEQGNRSQALVWVVVVVAIALVTIANLNYWSHYRHRFRQQQTVQPQGHSANITTHLVRGATRPTVEAKTASLKPELAIAISKQLANFSLKVSCTADQKPLGLLGASGSGKSLTLRCIAGLETPSSGRIVLNGRVLFDLERGINLPSRQRQVGFLFQNYALFPHLTVQQNIAFGLYTLPASERADRVARLLSVMQLQGLERRYPQQLSGGQQQRVALARALAIEPQILLLDEPFSALDTHLRSQLEKHLQEILASYPGITLFVTHNLEEAYRICQNLMILAAGQVVASGPKAEVVERPTEFVVAQLTGCKNFSQAEIVETQLIRAVDWNCLLRVVEPIPADLSLVGIRAHHIIFTSAPERNNSAIAPGSSNTFPCWLVQTSETLHRTTLYLKLHAAPSDDQDYHLQAEVFKEKWSLLKEQPLPWYIHLDPLRLFLMTG, from the coding sequence ATGGCGTTTGACTGGTCTCCTCTGGAGATTTCTCTAAAGACTGCTGCTGCGGCTACTATGATTGCTGGTTGCTTGGGGACAGTAGTAGCCCGTTGGATGTTTAGTTACCCAGGCAGGGCAAAACCCTGGTTTGATGGTGTACTGACGCTGCCTTTGGTTTTACCACCTACTGTCGTTGGTTTCTTGTTGCTGTTGCTATTTGGTAAGCATGGGCCGATAGGGCAAGTTCTGCAACCTCTGGGTTTGAACGTGATTTTTTCCTGGTCTGCCACTGTAATTGCGGCTACTGTGGTCTCGTTTCCTTTGATGTACCGAACCGCACTGGGGGCTTTCGAGCAAATTGATTCTGATCTGATTCAAGCAGCGCAAACTCTTGGGGCTTCAGAGTGGAGGATCTTTTGGCGGGTACTATTGCCTTTGGCTTGGCCAGGCATGATAGCGGGCAGCATTTTGACCTTTGCACGCGCGCTAGGAGAGTTCGGTGCCACTTTGATGTTGGCAGGCAACATTCCTGGAGAAACTCAAACGATTCCTACCGCTATTTTCTTTGCAGTCGAGCAAGGGAACAGGTCTCAGGCTCTAGTTTGGGTAGTAGTGGTGGTAGCGATCGCGCTAGTGACCATTGCTAACCTAAATTACTGGTCTCACTATCGGCATCGGTTCAGGCAACAGCAAACAGTCCAACCGCAAGGGCATTCCGCCAACATAACTACTCATTTGGTCAGGGGTGCTACACGACCCACTGTAGAAGCAAAAACTGCATCCTTGAAACCGGAACTAGCGATCGCTATCTCCAAGCAGTTAGCTAACTTCTCGCTCAAAGTTAGCTGTACAGCTGATCAAAAACCACTAGGACTCTTAGGAGCTTCAGGTTCTGGCAAGAGCTTGACTCTGCGCTGTATTGCTGGGCTAGAGACGCCATCGAGTGGGCGTATTGTATTGAATGGCCGAGTGTTATTTGACTTAGAGCGGGGCATTAATCTTCCTAGTCGGCAGCGGCAGGTTGGCTTTCTATTCCAAAATTACGCGCTTTTTCCTCACCTGACAGTTCAACAAAATATCGCCTTTGGGCTCTATACGTTGCCTGCAAGCGAACGTGCGGATAGAGTGGCTCGGCTGCTCAGTGTGATGCAACTACAAGGGTTAGAACGCCGATATCCGCAGCAACTGTCGGGAGGTCAGCAGCAGCGAGTCGCCTTGGCTAGAGCCTTGGCAATCGAACCGCAAATTTTGCTTTTAGATGAGCCTTTCTCGGCGTTGGATACTCACCTGCGCAGTCAACTAGAGAAGCACTTGCAGGAGATTTTAGCGAGTTATCCAGGGATTACTTTGTTTGTAACCCACAACTTAGAAGAAGCTTACCGGATTTGCCAAAACCTAATGATCCTGGCTGCTGGGCAGGTTGTAGCTTCTGGCCCTAAAGCAGAAGTCGTGGAACGGCCAACTGAATTTGTGGTGGCTCAGCTAACGGGTTGCAAAAACTTTTCCCAGGCAGAAATAGTTGAGACACAACTGATTCGAGCCGTCGATTGGAATTGCCTCCTGAGGGTTGTGGAGCCGATTCCCGCTGACTTATCTCTGGTTGGTATCCGAGCTCATCACATTATATTTACCAGCGCTCCCGAGCGGAACAATTCCGCGATCGCTCCGGGCAGCAGTAACACTTTCCCTTGTTGGTTAGTTCAAACCAGTGAAACGCTACACCGAACGACGCTCTACTTGAAGCTGCATGCCGCTCCCAGCGATGACCAGGACTATCATTTACAAGCAGAGGTGTTCAAAGAAAAATGGTCTTTACTTAAAGAGCAACCCTTGCCTTGGTACATCCATTTAGACCCTTTGCGACTATTTTTAATGACGGGGTAA
- the modA gene encoding molybdate ABC transporter substrate-binding protein, whose translation MRFFALARVGLLIAGFALTIAGCNFVNSSSESSTSTVRKQSATLTISAAASLTNVMEEVRSLWQQENSESFLTFNFGSSGALQAQIEQGAPVDIFVSAATKQMDVLQKQGLLLTSTRKKFLTNQVVLIEPKNVSVLKDFSDLKNRSVKRLAIADPESVPAGMYAQEVLTWLGILELVKPKLVLAKDVRQVLSYVETANVDAGIVYLTDAKTSRQVRIVAIAPEQSHSAVSYSVAVLEDSKNVTAAQEFVQFLSSPQAKAVFQKHGFGIASN comes from the coding sequence ATGAGATTTTTTGCTCTTGCCAGAGTAGGTCTTTTGATCGCTGGATTTGCTTTAACGATCGCTGGTTGTAATTTTGTTAACTCAAGCTCTGAGTCTTCAACCTCAACAGTTAGAAAGCAATCAGCTACTTTGACAATATCAGCGGCGGCTAGCCTTACTAATGTAATGGAAGAAGTAAGGTCGCTTTGGCAGCAAGAAAACTCGGAAAGTTTTTTAACTTTTAACTTCGGCTCCTCCGGAGCCTTGCAGGCTCAGATTGAGCAAGGTGCTCCTGTCGATATTTTTGTATCTGCTGCAACCAAGCAGATGGATGTTTTGCAGAAGCAAGGATTGCTACTAACCAGTACTCGAAAAAAATTTTTAACGAATCAAGTGGTCTTGATTGAGCCGAAAAATGTGTCGGTTTTGAAAGATTTCAGCGACCTCAAAAATAGAAGTGTTAAACGTTTAGCGATCGCAGATCCGGAGAGTGTACCAGCTGGCATGTATGCCCAAGAAGTTTTGACCTGGCTGGGGATTCTTGAATTAGTTAAACCAAAATTAGTTTTAGCGAAAGATGTAAGACAAGTTTTGAGCTATGTAGAAACGGCGAATGTAGATGCTGGAATAGTTTACTTGACAGATGCTAAAACGTCGAGACAAGTTAGGATCGTAGCGATCGCGCCTGAACAGTCTCATTCTGCCGTTAGTTATTCTGTAGCAGTGCTAGAAGATAGCAAAAATGTAACTGCTGCTCAAGAATTTGTACAGTTTTTATCCAGTCCACAGGCTAAAGCTGTATTTCAAAAGCATGGATTTGGCATTGCCAGCAATTGA
- a CDS encoding DUF2358 domain-containing protein — MDIVQVLREDYERFPVNQTYSIYAEKVFFQDPLNRFQGVERYKQMIAFLERWFADLKMDLHDIQQNGNSIRTEWTLKWRSPLPWQPRIAITGWSELQLDATGLIGSHVDHWHCSRWDVLRQHFWTRDEG; from the coding sequence ATGGATATTGTGCAGGTTCTACGTGAGGACTATGAGCGGTTTCCTGTGAACCAAACCTATAGCATCTATGCAGAAAAAGTCTTTTTTCAAGATCCGCTCAATCGTTTTCAAGGGGTAGAACGCTACAAGCAAATGATTGCTTTTCTAGAGCGATGGTTTGCGGACCTCAAAATGGATCTGCATGATATTCAGCAGAACGGCAACTCGATTAGAACCGAGTGGACGCTGAAGTGGCGATCGCCCCTACCTTGGCAACCCAGGATTGCCATTACAGGTTGGAGTGAGTTGCAACTTGATGCCACCGGGTTAATTGGGTCCCATGTGGATCATTGGCATTGCTCCCGCTGGGATGTTTTAAGGCAGCATTTCTGGACAAGAGATGAAGGATGA